From the Elaeis guineensis isolate ETL-2024a chromosome 16, EG11, whole genome shotgun sequence genome, the window cccgagccgggagacctcgtctaccAACTTGGCCTCTCGGTCGGCCGACTGTTGTAGGTGGTCGACCAACATTGCCTTCTCGGCTTcgaccgccgccgacctctccttataGGCGGCCCGGACGttaccgaacctccggtacccgacctcgagctccgacattgtgtagatcagctgccgttgcaaatgcttcgtcaggatcacataatgagaaaaatttctaagaaaaaagaaggtGATGCAaaacttacctcgaccatggtcgggtaaaacttggacaacatctcggtcacttgtCGAGACCTCAGCGACTCCACGTCGGTCGGGagtaggatcccctggcacaacctcctcgctaggttgtggtcggccaacgccgacgcctctttggggaactgtgcgctgggaGGCACAGAGCGGCTACCCGACCTTGTctcgtccgcggggtccatcggggctttccctcgatcggccgccccgaccgacggaatcggcagcgaggggatgctcgaagtagaaccagcaccccccgctgcggcaacagacgccgccggatgatgttcgatttcccgaacgacatccggctccaccgcctccggtgatgccgccgacgttccttcggccgcttcttcAACCGGCCTCTCCTCCGTATGCGCCGCCGGAGCCGCGAGCGTGATGACGGGCTCTGACTGGTCGGTCACCGACGCTTCGACGATCGACGTCGCTGGAACAGGCCTCTTCGGAGGGCGCAAAGgaccggcccccgatgctggcctctcccttgtcgcgaattgccgaatctccgcgtctgtcggccgcattcttggaggtgtccctgcgataccgacaaagGTGTTAATTAAAGAACCGGACTAAAGGCCGGATGAAAAGGAGACCGggagatcgggcgatacctagtcgggggaccaagcttaagccggcgtcatagagagcttgttcggtaacaagctccctctgcttcgggaccgacatatcttttagtcggtggaagtcctcccggtcgtccgcctccacccggctgttgtcatttgcttcagttcggggcacgccccagtgggaaggaaagccccaagaagatgaagaagaaacaaagaaaaactggttcttccacccatggatggatgatggaagaccagtgatgaaggaaaggcccttccgggggttgaagagccaccaccctcgggctttagggtggggtcggagcacaaagaaggtccggaagagagaaatgcgaGGGTTAGTCGGCAAGAGCTGATACAACAACGCAAAACTGATTATGAGACGGACGGAGTTCGATgctagttgcgccggacagagtccgtaatagttcagaagattccggacgaactccggaatcgggagccgaagacccgcgtgaaggtcctcgacgtacagcgccagctggccgggcggagggctgttaacccgaccgccggcccctggggcggatagttgaaactgctccgggatgcaatattgctcccgaagccgatcaacattcgaccccgaaagcgaggaaacctcaacttccggagtcgaccgggagtcgtcagtcggatttcccgaccgagctccctgggtcGGATTCCTGGCCATTGTACCGGAACCGAATAAGAAAGAGGAGAAGCGAAGAGAAAGAAGCAgaggcgaagaagaagaagaagaaaaggaggacgaAGGGGAGACGACGAACCAGAAGAACTCTTCTGGAAGCAggaaagctctgcccgcgacgactgggaaatcgcccggacagagtttcggcaGCAAAATGGCAATAGTAAAGTCTCGGGTCCGgatggccctatatatatagggccgtccgacggccgagatgacTCCGCACCGACCGAAGCTCCATggatgtgcgacacgtggcggctTCCGGGTGGCCTGAGGGTTTGGCGCGCCCCATCccaggacggccgcaccgcccgtattaaatgcggggggcgccggccaaccactttcgacacgcggcacgcggggacGCGGTCCCGCATTTATGCGCCCgcaccgattcgcgttcccgatgggacgcctgacagcccCCCCGCGCTCCCACAATCGGTGCTGGATATCCGGTCGTCTGAcaccgtatcgtccggcacccgatctccTGCCACCGACgtaacacctgacgccgacgtgacatctgacaccgactagacgtccaaatcgcttggcatttatgagacgcctgacatcgaatcaacccacggtacggtcggaatctggcatacgacgaatccactcctgttcGCCCAGGGTTGCTGCCCGAATAAAAGCGTCAGCCatctcaccgtccgactcaggagtggaggggggcaactgttggggaatacccaccgaccgaccgaccgatggccggagggaccgaccgaccgaccgactgacgccatcaccggccaatcatcggctcacgaccgactgaggatatgtcgggcgcccctttcccgaccgactgaacccggaggtctgatggccgactcacgcaaaactcgccgaccaacggtggagcccgacgccactcagctggctaccgacctagggtcggtcgactcctctgatcaccgtacagccgccagatcttgtcagttctgacagcaacatgcggcacggccatctaggggcattgtcccgccgagggcattgtcaaccctagtgatttgacagccccacggcgacatgacactttcacggcgactctgacaatctacagtgagttgacaattcttcacttgtctgcgccattaatgacggcgccataccgtgctccactatataaatcggggaaggcaacagtgcgggggatccgctccccccacttctcgactccaaaaatcacaggctcgctcctctctccctccctctccttcgatcgagctctctgtcttcatttcactgttgtccagtcacctctctgacttgaccatcagaGGGTTCCCGCCGGAACCGCtttcggtcagtgtggacttcttatTTTTGCAGGTGCATATTCCCCGACGATCAgacgatgaggcgattggccgcaacatatcATAATTGTCAAGAATTTTATCGTAGCAATCCGTAATTTAAGAGGAGTGACACTGGCTCATATTTTCGGTGTAATGGCTTAACTCCCACATTAATTTTATAGATCGTCAATTGAGATTCGACCATCAAATCAGTGTTAATTTGATGAGATCAtcggatcctgatcgagaatgaTATTCGAAAATGATGACCGAGGAGGAAGGCGGAGATTTCTCGGGCAAAATCTTGGTATCAAAGATAAGCTTACAGGACCACATGTTACTGAGGGTGCTGGTATTTTACGTTAGATCATGTAAGCGGCACCATCACATAGCACAAGTTACGAAGggcaagttcttttttttttttttggtaaagacgaAGCGCTTACTCTTGGTAGTAGGTTTGGGTACTATATCACTGTCACATGCTGGTTTTCGGGTCCCACTATTAGACCGCTGGCATTCGGTCAAATTCTTGGCAATAATAAATCCCTCTGTCAGTACTTACTGCTCTATTCCAGTTCccctgcctctctctctctctcgcactcGGAAGAGGCTCAAAATGCAAAACTCGGAGAAAGATCAAGTAGTCCTCAACATGCAGTCCCCGGATCTCACCGATCCCCAACTCCCCCCCGCCGACAAGCCACCCCCAAACCATAATTCAAATCCGAacaccgccgccgccgcccctCCGTCGAAGCCCTCCCGGCAACCCCTCACCACCCCGGCAGTCTCCAAGCCCAAATCCCGCTTCCTGGAGCTCAACTATCCTCCCCCTCTGAAGCCCGAGCTCCAGCACCTGTCGGAGATCCCCAAGAGATCCGATGACACCGACTCCGACGATCAAGAAGACGAGGAGGAGGAGCAGCCCATCTCCGACAAATTTCTCCGGGAGAGCGGGAGGCGGTGGTTCGGTTGGCGGGCCATGCTCGAGTGGTCCGCCTTCGTCCCCATCACCGCCTGCCTCGTCTGCAGCCTCACCCTTCCCTCCCTCAAGCTTCACACCCTCTGGGGTCTGAAACTTTGGAAGTGGTGCCTGATGGGCCTGGTGGTGCTCTGCGGCCGCCTCGTCTCTGGGTGGCTGGTGTGGACCCTGGTGTTCGTCATCGAGCGCCACTTTATCCTCCAAGAGAAGGTGCTCTACTTTGTGTACGGCCTCCGGAAGAGCGTCCGCAGCTGCGTCTGGCTCGCCCTCGTCCTCCTCTCCTGGTATCTCGTCTTCGACCCCAAGGTCGACACCTCCCCCGTCCTCCACCGCTTCTCCCGCGCCCTCGTCGCCGTCCTCATCGCCGCCACCATCTGGCTCCTCAAGATCCTCCTCGTCAAGGTCCTCGCCTCCTCCTTCCACGTCACCACCTTCTTCGACCGCATGAAGGTCAGCGTCTTCCACCACTACATCCTCGAGACACTCTCCGGGCCACCCCTCGACGAAGATGATGTCGATGCCATCAGAAGCAATAAAGAGGAGgagaatgagaagaagaagaagaagaatctgaTGCGGCGATCGCCGGCGGCGGGGATGATGGGGCGGTCGAAGACGATACCGGAGGCGAGGGCGGGGTCGTCGCGGAGGATCGACATCGAGAGGCTTCGTCTTCTGAGCCGGGCAGGGACGAACGCCCGCAGCGTGAGGAGGCTGGTGAGCCACATCATGAAAACGGGGCTCTCCTTGTCGACGCTCTCGAGGACGCTCGATCGGACGGTGGACCGCTTCGGCAATACGGACGCGGACTCGGAGATCACCAGCGAGCGCGAGGCCCGCGTCTCCGCCGAGCGCATCTTCAAGAACGTCGCCAAGCCCCGCCACAAGTACGTACACGTACACCTCCTCTACATAACATACGTAACATGATACTAAGCTACTTGGCCTTACGATAATGAAGTAATGAGAGCTTTTTTTGGGTAAAAGTAATGAGAATTATAGGCCTGGCCTGGGGATCTGTTTACTATACGTAGTTATTAATAAGTTTTATACCGGTTAATAATGGCCTGAGGGTCTGACGTGGTGGCTGTTTGGTGAAGTGGCCGTCCGgagggaaaaaaaattttgtgatcggacgattatgaaaaaaattataattaaattattatcatctatcaaatatatttattaaaatatttataaaaaaataataattatatgatatttatttaaattgatcaaatatttttagaatttatttatttattttttaatattttaatgctatccatcttttgatggatattttGGAAACATattcgatcataattttttttataattgatttgattataaaaattttatccatccGAAAAATCCGACTATAATGGGTGTCGGAGATTAGATGCATCTGTCTGATGGTATTCTCACCCTGATAGGATGTGTGTGGATGAAGGTAATAAAGTGATCAGTAGATTTCACTTGAGGGTATGGGTTAtaaactaatttttatttttttcaatttattatttttttttatttttttcaatcaacTGTTAaatgattattaaatgacttgcCGAAGGATTGGAGTTGTATTtttggtgcaaaaaaaaaaaaatttatccaaacaTCAGACTATTGGATGGTATCTTACACATATTTCAAAATACTCTAATATTTATCTTCCACTGTATTTTGAAGCAGACAACGGCAAAATGGTTACGTAAACCAAAGAAGATCATGTCCCTCTCCATCTTCCCAATAACAACGGCAATTAAGTAGTTGTAGCAGAGGCAGCTTTGAGAAGGAATACATCAAAAATAAGATTTCAACTTTATGTATGAATAGGAAGATGTGATAGGaaacgagttttcagccaatcggatatctatcttattttttttttatctttttaatttagTATTATATTTAGCTTTGATGTGTTGCTTTCGTTACTTTATTTTAGTGTAGTTTATCTATAGTTATTAGCATAGAATTTTAGCCTTGGCTTGATCCGAATCATATCATACTTCTTTCTCCTTCAAGAGGATGTACTATCAAACCTTCATCTTATATTCTTTTCACCTATTGATATTGATGGCATATTCATGCACCTACATAAACTTGCCAAATGATGCAACATCATTCATCCTCTAGTGAAAATTCTCACAACACAGagccacacacacatatatattatttgatattattaatgTCAGTATTAATATGCTTGcatatcattaaaatttattactTGATATACAGTAGTAGCATTCTAAATAGTAGcattctaaatattgaatcttctatttattataatatattatatcattatattttatttaaaaattgattaaagaaGAGGAAAACTATAACCTATGTACTGTGTGGTAATAAGAATTTCTGCATGaagtttttatccaaaatttttcattTTAACGTTGATTTTAACAATCTTGCAATTCATGATGGGAGTTTTTACAcggtttcattaatttttttatttaatatacaaaaaaaattggtTACTGAAaagttttattattataatatgttatattatcatattatattttaaaaatatttaagaagaaaaagggagaaaaattaTACTCATCCGCGAGTTTATAAACTATTTCATGAGTATTTGGACTCTGGTATTCTGCCCGTCATATCTCAGCCGTACATGATTATTTGGGCTCCGGTAAACTTTTGGCTtagcaaaaacaaaagaaaagcgtgaaatttttttttggtcgAAATTACCCTTTAGAATGCGGCCAAATCGGCTGGGGAACTTTCCACGTTCTTATGGTGTTTGTTTGGTGAAAATGAGCGTGAAGTAAATTGGGGAAATTAATCATGCTCTCGCCCCGATGGTTGGCCCGCTCGCTCATCAAAAACCCGCCTTTAGAAAAGTTTGTTTCCCTTTATGGTGGAAGCAGACCCGCGAGGAATGCGAGGGTGTGGGTCCCGACCTTTTTATAAACATTTTTGCTCCACAGAGCATGGCAGCTTTGGGGTTGGGTTGCGTGGGTGTCGATGTGGTTGACAGATTCCCGTCTCTTTTACACTCTCTCCCCACTTTTCTTTCGTGCAGCCGTTGCACTGATAAAAGATGGGTCGCATCTCTGCTCTCTAGCCTTGTGTTTGATTGGCCTCCTCTGTTGAAATTCTAAGCTTATCTTTGTCATCTGCTCCCTGAtgcttaattttttaagagaTTGGTGGTCTTATTAAGTGGTGCGTGATGTTGCATGAGCTAATTTTTGTTGTTTCCAGAGTTAAAATAATCGATGAGATAATATCAACTCGCAAAGATTAAACTGAGTGACTATGCTCACAACCTTGCTCTTGTAAGGGCACCATCTGTCCTAGTGGCACATGGCGTGACAATTAATGCGACTTTATTATTAGGAGGGTGAATAGCATTTGTTTGGGCGCAAAGTTAGTGCTAGACCTAGGTACCGTAAAGAAGCCGACACTCACGCCACTTTCCAAGCTTCAGCGTTGGAAGCTGAGGAATGCCTAAGAATAAAAGTGCAAGCTGCTCCTGAGCTTTTCAAACTCAGATTCAAATCCACTCTTGATTTGATTATTACCAACCTTAAGTTGAGCTCGAATAATTTAAATAGTTTTTTATGTCGAGCttgaatagtaaaatatttagctTGAAGACTTGCGAGCCTAATcagataatttaataatttatgttatttataatatatattaataatttaaaatataatattttgttatatttattttaattatgaattgtGATTAAGGCTCGAAATTGAGCTCAAATTCAAGTTTGAATCTTGCTCGATCGATATTTGAGTTGAGTCCTATTAATCttgagctatatatatatatatatatatatatatatatatatataattgagtCAAATTCGAGATTGGATATTAAGACTCGATTAATTTTGAGTTAAGTTTTGAATCTAATATTTTGAATCATATTGAGCTCGAATCTCTAGTTCTTCGATTCAACTTGACTTGATTGCACCCTTACCTCAGAATAAGTTAGGACACTTTCTCTAGTGAAACTGATGCGAGTCAAGCATGCCTAGCTTTAATATCCGGCAAGATGTTCACTCCTTTCCCGGACCAAAGATGCCCATGGTTCACGCTCCAGAGATGCAGAGGAAAGTGGAATTGGCTAAAGACAACAGAGAAAAGGTAGATGAACACTGCAAACTATGTGATCTCTAAAAGCATCCGGTCAACGTGTTCGCTTTAGTTTATGTGGCTTTTCTGATCATACTTTCCTCAGCACCGCACTATGCTCTACGATGACCAGGAGAAAATATTATACACATATGCATCTGTTTAAAAAGATAgattaatctataattttaacaAATAATAACTACAGTCTTGGGCttggaattaaaaatattttatttgaattaaagaatTGAGAAATTCTTAATTCCCCCACCTTCAATAGCACCCAAGTTCTCAACCCTCTTGCTAACACTACAAGACATGGATTAATGAATGATTGCAGGTACATTGAGGAGGAGGATTTGAAGAGGTTCCTGACCAGGGAGGAGGTGCACACAATATTTCCACTCTTCGAAGGAGCCCTTGAGACTGGAATGATTAAGAAATCGGCATTTCGCAATTGGGTGGTAAGATTAAGCTTTCACATGATACACGAGTTGAGTTGGTACTTTTATATGCCATTATACGTGTGCACAGCTGAAAATTATGGATCGGCAACGTAATTTGAATAAAGAAAAGCTAAGTATAAGTCATTATAAGGCAAAGTATCTGTTTATTCTATGTTAACTATTGTATTTGTTGCTGCTCCACAGCATTGAGATCTCTGTTAACCATAAGAAATGCCCACTTGACTCTCAGTATACTCACAAGGTCTGACAGTTCCTAGGAAACTAAAAATCTAACGTAAATGATAAACAATCCTTGCGAAACATGATTTGCTCATCCAAAATTTGAGCTCTGATTCCCTACCTACAGATGTTTAGCCCGGTATAgcgtaataaaataataataataaaaaaaaaaaaaacgttaaGCCGTCCAAAGATTAACAGTAATCTTTGATTACCAGTTTACCGGGTGAATCGGTCAGCCACTTTGGTTTATTTGTAATTATCCTCAAATACAAGGTTCAATTCACAAGAGGGCACTGATTCTCTGCTTCGGTTGTCTACTTCTTCTGCCTCCATTACCCTGGTTTCTCCCTTTCACCTGGTCTCTGTCTTCGTTGAGCTGATCAAACACGGGCCAGGCTGGGCTCGGACCAAGTTCTActgtagaaaaataattttgtagtacACAATATaattagtgtgtgtgtgtgtataatttTGGGCcagatcattttttatttttttttacagtcTCGCAGAATTTTTAGAGGGGGCCTACCTTTTTGCCCAAGCCCTCTAAATTTTAGTCTGGGCAGGCCACCTGGCCCTTGATCAGCTCTACCGCACTCTTCTTGTTTTCTTTTAATAAGTATGGAATAATTTTCTCCAAAATTTAATCAATAGAGAGGCCTATCACCCATGCAAGTGGACCTTCACCCCTAACCACTTCTACAAAACCACTAATCTTGTTTCACTTTCATAAGACTTTCCCGTTGCTATACATCATTGtttaaagaaaaatagaagaaatttgGATATCTACCTTTGGGACATGTTTGTGTTGTAGTATAACTTATGTCATAAtgaaaacttaattaataaactgACCTCTCACAGCTCTCATCTCCACAATCTTTGGCTGACACATGGGCCTCGACCCAAAGTGGTTCTCACATCTTAGTGTTTGATCAAGTGCTGCTACtatgccaaaaatattttggcaCACTTAGAGAGTAATTCAGAGAAAACCTGAAGACACATGAGCAAATTCTGGAAATCATCCTATTCTTCACGAGTACTCATATTTTAACGATAGTACTGCAAAGTGCACTAGTTCTGACAGAAATTTGGCCCCTAAAATGAGCCAATCTTATGTAGctagaaaaaaaaaagccaatCTTTTTTATAAGTCTTGTGATGTGCGCTTACTACTAGAGTTTTCAAACTTCACTCTTGGAATGTTCTCTGAAATGGTCTGCAAAAAATGATGTTATAGGCTTTTGCATAACAATGTATTATGTGTCAGTCCATGGTCCACATACATGTTTTTTCTTTGCAAGGACATGTCCACACCAACTTTTTTGAGCAAAGGAGTGAAGACTTTAACTAAATTTCATTACGAATGAAACGAGAACAAAAGGGGAGGACAAACAAGGCCTCCCCAGCCATGTAGCTCAAAGCTATGTCTGCATGCCATTACTCTCCTTTCATATGCAAGTAGTATTTGTCCCACAATTTATTGGTGTTTATTGAGATGTTGCATGGCTTTGTGTGACCCACCAACTCCGAACAAGAACAAGCATGGTGTTGCCAAGGATGGTGTGTCCCTCGCGCAAATGTTAGTGCAGTTGCACCCTCTAATGTTTTGAATTACTACCTGATACTTTCAAGCCATAAACTTAAAACTCAGATGCATGATAGTCCATTATCCAAATATTTTAACCAAAATATGCTAGCAGTGCTAGCTTGTTTAGTAGTTCTCCGGAATCAGTCATGTTGTCCACTGATTCGGgcaaatagaaaagaaaataaataataaatagctACACAATTTATCTAGGCATACTCCTTTGTGGATTAGAAATCTACTGCTATTGGGCCAATTTTATGCTTTTAACTCCTAATATTtgatagaatatgtaatggtggtggaacatacaataatagtatgagaaactatataaaacaatGAAGTAATACAATTTTTTCTCACAaaccctctcttttctttttctattctttAATACCACTTCACCACTCCATACattctacaacaaccacctatttataggtataagaaatgaccttttgactcccctaataaatttattatttagacTTCTCATGTGACTCTTGgattttccatgtgactcttgatttttgccacttcaattaagtttacaaaatgacctttcgatttcttcaatatatttaatatttgctttttccaacaccccccccttaaacttaattgttctttcttcatcatgccaaaagaacttttaaacttggtgaagaTCTCTGCTCCTAATGGTTTAGTGAATATGTCGGCAACTTGATCTTGTGTCTTCACATACAGTAGCTCTACTTCTTTGTTCTTCACATGTTCTCAGATTGAATGAAAATGCACATCAATATGCTTGCTTCTTCGATGATACACCAGGTTCTTTCCTAGTGAACCTGGTAGGTTCCTTTTGCTTCTTCGATGATACACCAGGTTCGATGATAGCCGACTTGCTATCAACGCTTAGCTTGGTAGGTTCTTTTTGCTCAAAATGAACTTCCTTCAGCAAGCTTCTTAGCCATATAGCATGTGATACACATGCGGATGCAGTAACATATTCGGCTTCACATGTAGAAAGAGTAATAATAGGTTGCTTCTTTGACATCCATGAAAAAGCTGCATCTCTCATAGAAAATACAAATTCGGAAGTACTCTTCCGATCATCCATGTCTCCAGCCCAATCACTATCCGAATAGCCCACAAATTTCAAGTTACTATGATGAGAATAAAATAGTCCATCAGTAATAATACCTCGAATGTAATGAAGAATTTTCTTCGCTGCCTTCCAGTGCATTAATTTGGGCTCCTTCATGAATCTGCTGACTTGATCGACTGCATATAGAATATCCGGTCTAGTACATGTCATATACCTCAGACATCCTACCAAGCTTCTATAGAGAGTAGGGTCCACaatctctccttcatcttcttttgaCAACTTTGCTCCACAATCAATGGGGGTGCTTATAGGGTTACAATCTTTCATCTTAAATTTCATCAAGATTTCTTTGGCATAACCTTCTTGGGATAAGAAAATTCTTTTTTGATATTGTTTGACCTTCAAATCCAAAAAATATGTCATTAACCCATGtctgtcatctcaaactcctTCATTATGGCATGCTTGAACTCCTCAAACATTTGTGGATTATTACCTGTAAAAAtaagatcatccacatacaaacacACAAATAGAATATTAGAATTTTTCTCCTTTACATACACAGCATGCTCATAGGGACATTGCTTGAAGCCATTTACTTTGAAGTAGCCATCGATTCTTGAGTTCCATACTcttggagcttgttttaaaccataaagtGCCTTCCTTAGCTTTAAAACTTTCTCTTCATGTCCCTTCTTCACGTACCCTTTGGGTTGTTCAACATATACTTCTTCTTCTAGAAAGCCATTTAGAAATGCCAACTTCACATCTAACTGGTAGATGTTCCAATTATTCTGTGCAGCCAAAGAAATCACCAGGTGAATTATCTCCATATGTGCTACAGGAGCAAATACCTCCTCGTAGTCAATTCCGGCTTGCTGCTTGtagcctttagctactaatcgagCCTTATATTTCTCCACCTTTCCTTCTGCATTCTTCTTTACCTTATATACCCATTTCACTTCGATGGATTCATGACCTTCTGGAAGAGTAATAAGCTTCCATGTGTTATTCTTCTGGATTGCCTTCATCTCTTCATTCATGGCCATCCTCCAGTTTTCATTCTTCACTGCTTCTTCAAAAGAGATTACATCCTCATTAGCATATAAACAAATGAGATTAAGGGGACTCGTCACCTCATAGAGATCTTGAATGCTTCTTGTCTTTCTggattcttcatttgaagatGGAGATCTCATGCTAGGTGATGAAGGTGGTGTGGGATCTTCAACTTGAGCCTtcacttgttcttcttcttcttgcacctcTATCATGTTGGTGCTCCAATTCCAGATTCCTTCTTCATTGAACTTCACATCACGACTTATGAGGATCTTCTTCGCCTTTGGATCATAAAATTTGTATGCCTTGGATCTCTGATCATATCCTATAAACATGCAAGGATAACTCTTGTCATCAAGCTTGCttctcctttgatctgagatgtgtGCATAGGCAATGCAACCAAACACTCTCAGATGAGATACATCTAGCCTATATCCATTCCATGCTTCTTGAGGGGTCCTTCCTTCAAGATTCTTTGTTGGACAGCGGTTGAGAATGTATACCGCACAATTCACAGCTTCCACCCAAAACTCTTTTGGCATTTCTTTCGTCTTCAGCATGCTTCTCACCATGTCAAGAATGGTCTGATTCTTTTTTTTCTGCTATGCCATTCTGCTGGGGTGAGTATGGTACAATCAAAGTCCTCCAAATACTTTGAGATTTGCAGAACTCCTCAAATGCCTTCGAGGTGaactctcctcgatctgatctcaAAGCTTTGATTTTGCACCCGGTTTGGTTCTCCACAAGAGCTTTGAACCTTTTGAATGTCTCCAGGGCCTCACATTTCTCCTTCAAGAGGTATACCCAAGTTTTCctgctaaaatcatcaataaatgttagaAAATAATGATGACCTCCAAATGAGGCCGGTGTGATGGGACTACAAATATCCGTATGGATGAGTTGCAAAGGCCTTCGGGCTTGATGAAATGACTCCTTTGGGAAGCTA encodes:
- the LOC105059271 gene encoding mechanosensitive ion channel protein 10 isoform X2 → MQNSEKDQVVLNMQSPDLTDPQLPPADKPPPNHNSNPNTAAAAPPSKPSRQPLTTPAVSKPKSRFLELNYPPPLKPELQHLSEIPKRSDDTDSDDQEDEEEEQPISDKFLRESGRRWFGWRAMLEWSAFVPITACLVCSLTLPSLKLHTLWGLKLWKWCLMGLVVLCGRLVSGWLVWTLVFVIERHFILQEKVLYFVYGLRKSVRSCVWLALVLLSWYLVFDPKVDTSPVLHRFSRALVAVLIAATIWLLKILLVKVLASSFHVTTFFDRMKVSVFHHYILETLSGPPLDEDDVDAIRSNKEEENEKKKKKNLMRRSPAAGMMGRSKTIPEARAGSSRRIDIERLRLLSRAGTNARSVRRLVSHIMKTGLSLSTLSRTLDRTVDRFGNTDADSEITSEREARVSAERIFKNVAKPRHKYIEEEDLKRFLTREEVHTIFPLFEGALETGMIKKSAFRNWVMIVEEMNILTTVFLRYDNEKIYYPNAVLLTKPISNFYRSPDMGDMIEFSIDVSTPVETVAALRKSIQTYLESKPKYWHPKHSVLVKEIENVNKMKMALNVLHTMNHQNFPEKNNRRSELVFELKKIFESLGIKYHLLPQEVHLTQVVMADGRIPAPPPAPTQV
- the LOC105059271 gene encoding mechanosensitive ion channel protein 10 isoform X1; the protein is MQNSEKDQVVLNMQSPDLTDPQLPPADKPPPNHNSNPNTAAAAPPSKPSRQPLTTPAVSKPKSRFLELNYPPPLKPELQHLSEIPKRSDDTDSDDQEDEEEEQPISDKFLRESGRRWFGWRAMLEWSAFVPITACLVCSLTLPSLKLHTLWGLKLWKWCLMGLVVLCGRLVSGWLVWTLVFVIERHFILQEKVLYFVYGLRKSVRSCVWLALVLLSWYLVFDPKVDTSPVLHRFSRALVAVLIAATIWLLKILLVKVLASSFHVTTFFDRMKVSVFHHYILETLSGPPLDEDDVDAIRSNKEEENEKKKKKNLMRRSPAAGMMGRSKTIPEARAGSSRRIDIERLRLLSRAGTNARSVRRLVSHIMKTGLSLSTLSRTLDRTVDRFGNTDADSEITSEREARVSAERIFKNVAKPRHKYIEEEDLKRFLTREEVHTIFPLFEGALETGMIKKSAFRNWVVRAYRERKSLAHSLNDTKTAVQQLHKLASAVVSVIIIIVSLLVMGVATTKVLVVVTSQLLVAGFLFQNMGKTIFESIIFVFVMHPFDVGDRCVIDGVQMIVEEMNILTTVFLRYDNEKIYYPNAVLLTKPISNFYRSPDMGDMIEFSIDVSTPVETVAALRKSIQTYLESKPKYWHPKHSVLVKEIENVNKMKMALNVLHTMNHQNFPEKNNRRSELVFELKKIFESLGIKYHLLPQEVHLTQVVMADGRIPAPPPAPTQV